One genomic window of Providencia hangzhouensis includes the following:
- the dusA gene encoding tRNA dihydrouridine(20/20a) synthase DusA, translating to MHQNTSKQGYTNLNRFSVAPMLDWTDRHCRYFHRLLSKNTLLYTEMVTTGAIIYGKGDYLAFSEEEHPVALQLGGSDPAALAQCAKLAQERGYDEINLNVGCPSDRVQNGRFGACLMGDAQLVADCVKAMQDVVSIPVTVKTRIGIDEQDSYAFLCDFIETVSDKGGCEMFIIHARKAWLSGLSPKENREIPPLDYPRVYQLKRDFPHLTMAINGGVKTLEEAKEHLQHLDGVMVGREAYQNPSILTAVDNQLFGEHFPVTNGVDAVRAMYPYIEKELSKGAYLGHMTRHMLGIFQGIPGARQWRRHLSENAHKKGADLVVVEQALEFVTRGE from the coding sequence ATGCATCAAAATACCTCAAAACAAGGCTACACCAACCTAAACCGATTTTCCGTTGCGCCGATGCTCGATTGGACAGATCGCCATTGCCGTTATTTTCATCGCTTATTAAGCAAAAACACCTTGCTGTATACCGAAATGGTCACAACAGGGGCGATTATTTACGGAAAAGGGGACTATCTTGCTTTTAGTGAGGAAGAGCATCCTGTTGCGTTACAGCTTGGTGGTAGCGATCCTGCCGCATTAGCGCAATGTGCCAAATTGGCACAAGAGCGTGGTTATGATGAAATTAACCTAAATGTAGGTTGCCCATCAGATCGCGTACAAAATGGGCGTTTTGGTGCTTGTTTAATGGGAGATGCGCAGCTTGTTGCTGATTGTGTGAAAGCCATGCAAGACGTGGTTTCTATTCCTGTAACCGTAAAAACTCGTATTGGTATTGATGAGCAAGACAGCTACGCGTTTTTATGTGATTTTATTGAAACTGTTTCTGATAAAGGCGGCTGTGAAATGTTTATTATCCATGCACGTAAAGCATGGTTGTCCGGCCTTAGCCCAAAAGAAAATCGCGAAATCCCACCACTTGATTACCCGCGAGTTTATCAATTAAAACGTGATTTTCCTCATTTGACCATGGCGATTAATGGTGGAGTCAAAACGCTGGAAGAAGCAAAAGAGCATCTTCAACACCTAGATGGCGTCATGGTGGGGCGCGAAGCCTATCAAAACCCGTCTATTTTAACGGCGGTTGATAACCAATTGTTTGGTGAGCACTTTCCTGTCACTAATGGTGTTGACGCTGTTAGAGCGATGTACCCTTACATCGAAAAAGAGTTATCGAAAGGCGCTTATTTAGGCCATATGACCCGCCATATGTTAGGGATTTTCCAAGGTATCCCCGGCGCACGTCAGTGGCGTCGTCATTTAAGTGAAAATGCGCATAAAAAAGGGGCTGACTTAGTCGTTGTTGAGCAAGCTCTCGAGTTTGTGACGCGTGGCGAATAG
- the cbrC gene encoding PF03691 family colicin E2 tolerance protein CbrC, with protein MPLNNRTLPTFRYHPNPIETEAFLTDKTVTCDCCKQPTDIYYESPFYSTEDIDALCPWCIADGSASAKFDGEFQDPASVEGIDCEYDEDGEFSHTLNPYPTEMFDELIKRTPGYQGWQQEIWLAHCQEPCEFIGYVYWDDIKDRLDEFVSLENDIADYGFSISELANILHQDSSAQGYLFRCLHCKKLRLHFDFS; from the coding sequence ATGCCACTCAATAACCGAACACTCCCTACATTTAGGTACCACCCGAACCCTATTGAAACAGAAGCTTTTCTGACGGATAAAACAGTAACCTGTGATTGTTGTAAGCAACCTACTGATATTTATTATGAAAGCCCGTTTTATTCTACTGAGGATATTGATGCTTTGTGTCCTTGGTGTATTGCTGATGGTTCTGCCAGTGCAAAATTTGATGGTGAGTTTCAAGACCCTGCCAGTGTTGAAGGTATTGATTGCGAATATGACGAGGACGGCGAGTTTTCACATACTCTAAACCCCTACCCTACTGAAATGTTTGATGAACTAATTAAACGAACACCGGGCTATCAAGGGTGGCAACAAGAAATTTGGCTCGCACACTGCCAAGAGCCTTGTGAATTCATAGGCTATGTTTACTGGGATGACATCAAAGATAGACTCGATGAATTTGTTTCCCTTGAAAATGATATCGCTGATTATGGTTTTTCAATTTCAGAGCTCGCGAATATTCTCCATCAAGATAGCTCTGCTCAAGGTTATTTATTCCGTTGTTTACATTGCAAAAAACTACGTTTGCATTTTGATTTTAGCTAA
- a CDS encoding YdgH/BhsA/McbA-like domain containing protein, translating into MNMLKTLMAASVLSFVAFGASAATITATGDTLASTEAKIAAKAKAAGADSYTITSARMGNFVTMSAETK; encoded by the coding sequence ATGAACATGTTAAAAACTTTGATGGCAGCTTCTGTATTATCTTTCGTCGCATTTGGTGCATCAGCAGCAACAATCACCGCAACAGGTGATACGCTAGCTTCAACAGAAGCGAAAATTGCAGCTAAAGCTAAAGCAGCGGGCGCAGATAGCTATACAATTACCAGTGCTCGTATGGGGAATTTTGTCACAATGAGCGCAGAAACTAAATAA
- a CDS encoding DUF6882 domain-containing protein: MDNEIEQMPYEALIERSMNSLQAKNQFHCDTWKLDEADWSVNQDEGTIIFHAPDNIMATALVQIVGTYDQSQGSWMWSWANSSIDSALTQDAIAVKAYGERKDNALLTARISQIEEYDAWQLTALACELNNQQGVYRGIAGHTLVFMTFGEVSLKQI; this comes from the coding sequence ATGGATAATGAAATAGAACAAATGCCTTATGAGGCATTAATTGAACGTAGCATGAATTCACTACAGGCCAAAAACCAATTTCATTGTGATACATGGAAATTAGATGAAGCCGATTGGTCAGTGAACCAAGACGAAGGAACCATTATTTTTCATGCGCCTGACAATATAATGGCAACAGCGCTAGTTCAAATTGTTGGTACTTATGACCAAAGCCAAGGCAGTTGGATGTGGAGCTGGGCAAACAGTTCTATCGACAGCGCTTTAACACAAGATGCAATCGCGGTGAAAGCTTATGGCGAGCGGAAAGACAACGCATTATTAACCGCCCGCATTAGTCAAATCGAGGAGTATGACGCATGGCAATTAACGGCATTGGCTTGCGAACTCAATAATCAGCAAGGGGTGTACCGTGGAATTGCGGGGCACACTTTGGTATTTATGACATTTGGTGAAGTTTCTCTTAAACAAATTTAG
- a CDS encoding inositol monophosphatase family protein: MLNIALEAAKLVKTMTVDAFEGAGKFDYKPDRSVVTETDTRVEEEIRAFFAQKTPNIAVLGEEFGFVGEQQFSSGWVIDPIDGTRAFIYGVPLFSTLIAYVENGEPLLSVISFPAISTLYFASQGEGCWVQTASQAPRQLKLESQSPKSLSEAVVSASGIHNSNYNSREGSQIYHLDAVVGQARDFIFANDAYQHAMVASGRIHGAIDTIMKPWDSAALIPCIREAGGEVCALNGQRKQAMFAGSLLSAATPELAEQIIELMNS, encoded by the coding sequence ATGTTAAATATTGCACTCGAAGCCGCTAAATTAGTCAAAACCATGACAGTAGACGCTTTTGAAGGGGCGGGAAAGTTTGATTATAAACCCGATCGTTCCGTAGTTACGGAAACGGATACCCGAGTTGAAGAAGAAATTAGGGCATTCTTTGCACAAAAAACACCGAATATCGCTGTTTTAGGTGAGGAGTTTGGCTTTGTCGGTGAGCAGCAATTCAGTTCTGGTTGGGTAATTGACCCGATTGATGGTACGCGTGCATTTATTTATGGAGTGCCGTTATTTAGTACGTTAATTGCTTATGTGGAAAATGGGGAACCATTACTTAGTGTGATTAGTTTTCCCGCGATATCCACACTCTACTTTGCCTCACAAGGGGAAGGGTGCTGGGTGCAAACAGCTAGTCAGGCTCCAAGACAGCTTAAACTCGAAAGCCAATCGCCTAAATCATTATCAGAAGCAGTGGTAAGCGCATCAGGCATTCATAATAGTAATTATAATTCCCGAGAAGGGTCGCAAATTTATCATTTGGATGCGGTTGTGGGCCAAGCAAGGGACTTCATTTTTGCTAATGACGCTTATCAGCATGCCATGGTTGCCAGCGGTCGCATTCATGGTGCGATTGATACCATTATGAAACCTTGGGATAGTGCGGCACTTATTCCGTGTATCCGAGAGGCGGGCGGGGAAGTTTGTGCATTAAATGGACAGCGTAAGCAAGCCATGTTTGCGGGAAGCTTGCTATCAGCCGCAACGCCAGAATTAGCTGAGCAAATTATTGAGTTGATGAATAGTTGA
- the ycaC gene encoding isochorismate family cysteine hydrolase YcaC produces the protein MSFKYNRLDKDNAAVLLVDHQTGLLSLVRDQDPDKFKNSVLALADLAKYFNLPTILTTSFEDGPNGPLVPELKETFPDAPFIARPGQINAWDNEEFVKAVKATGKKQLIIAGVVTEVCVAFPALSALEEGYEVFVITDASGTFNPITRDAAWDRMSKAGAQLMSWFGAACELHRDWRNDVEGLGTLFSNHIPDYRNLMTSYALLSAKK, from the coding sequence ATGAGTTTCAAATATAACCGCCTAGATAAAGATAATGCAGCTGTATTACTTGTTGACCATCAAACGGGTTTGTTATCGCTAGTTCGTGACCAAGACCCAGATAAATTCAAGAACAGCGTGTTAGCACTGGCCGATTTGGCAAAATATTTTAACTTACCAACTATTTTGACTACATCTTTTGAAGATGGTCCTAATGGCCCGTTAGTTCCTGAATTAAAAGAAACATTTCCTGATGCCCCTTTCATTGCTCGCCCTGGTCAAATCAACGCGTGGGATAACGAAGAGTTCGTTAAAGCTGTCAAAGCCACAGGTAAAAAACAGCTGATTATTGCCGGTGTTGTGACAGAAGTATGCGTGGCATTTCCTGCACTATCTGCACTGGAAGAAGGCTATGAAGTTTTTGTGATCACTGATGCCTCAGGTACATTTAACCCGATTACACGTGATGCCGCGTGGGATAGAATGTCAAAAGCAGGTGCTCAATTGATGAGCTGGTTTGGTGCCGCTTGTGAATTACACCGTGATTGGCGTAATGATGTGGAAGGGTTAGGCACTTTGTTTTCAAACCATATCCCTGATTACCGCAACTTAATGACCAGCTATGCACTGCTTTCTGCGAAAAAATAG